A single Vulcanisaeta distributa DSM 14429 DNA region contains:
- a CDS encoding thioredoxin family protein — translation MGEERELIEKVYRKMIMTRLRESSVSRPMCPNGIVVLSGNSFAASIKECSASVIDFYADWCIPCKIMEPILNKLAQVFAGKVFFGRIDVDAYPGIAAEYGVMSIPTTILFRNGEEVYRVIGAVDYNTMRRYIEIYLGVKP, via the coding sequence ATGGGTGAGGAGAGGGAGTTAATTGAGAAAGTCTATAGAAAGATGATAATGACGCGCCTCAGGGAGTCATCAGTAAGTAGGCCCATGTGCCCCAACGGCATTGTGGTGCTTAGTGGCAATAGCTTCGCCGCTTCGATCAAGGAGTGCTCGGCCTCCGTGATTGATTTCTATGCCGATTGGTGCATACCCTGTAAGATAATGGAGCCAATACTCAATAAGTTAGCCCAGGTATTTGCGGGTAAGGTATTCTTTGGGCGTATCGATGTTGATGCATACCCAGGGATTGCCGCTGAGTATGGTGTTATGTCAATACCGACCACGATACTATTCAGGAATGGTGAAGAGGTTTATAGGGTGATTGGTGCCGTTGATTATAACACAATGAGGAGGTATATCGAGATTTACCTAGGAGTTAAACCTTAA
- a CDS encoding Hsp20/alpha crystallin family protein, translating to MQDLLRHMGIVIRVSLGNLEKPEQGGYREPRHMVRIEDDYVITEVEVPGVGRDGITVKLLDNNKLFVKAEGNGRKYLLIKELPAPVTVDGSHAEYRNGLLIIRLPIKGTSIGVE from the coding sequence ATGCAAGATTTATTGAGGCACATGGGCATAGTCATTAGGGTTAGCCTGGGCAATTTAGAGAAGCCTGAGCAGGGTGGGTATAGGGAGCCTAGGCACATGGTTAGGATAGAGGATGATTATGTAATTACTGAGGTGGAGGTTCCAGGTGTTGGTAGGGATGGAATAACCGTGAAGCTCCTCGATAATAATAAACTATTCGTTAAGGCCGAGGGTAACGGTAGGAAGTACCTACTTATTAAGGAGTTGCCTGCGCCCGTCACCGTGGATGGTTCACACGCCGAGTATAGGAATGGGCTATTGATAATTAGGTTGCCAATTAAGGGTACTAGTATTGGTGTTGAGTAA
- the rpsB gene encoding 30S ribosomal protein S2 — MGEERKETREEGLAPVPPQEELLIAIERYLAAGVRLGTRVSNAYLQRRGFVFSVRPDGLRILNLRKIDERIRIAAKMIAMYDPEKVVAYSAKPYGFKPVEMFCKFVRCRAITGRFIPGTFTNPNLNHYIEADLLISTDPKADVQAIEEAATMGIPVIALVDTDTPISYVDLIIPCNNKGRRSLALIYWLLARQVLRVRGELKENEDLPVPPEEFEVKVSLEGITQ; from the coding sequence ATGGGTGAGGAACGTAAGGAGACCCGTGAGGAGGGTCTTGCGCCAGTTCCACCGCAGGAGGAGCTACTGATTGCCATTGAGCGTTACCTAGCGGCTGGTGTTAGGCTTGGCACTAGGGTGTCAAATGCGTATCTGCAGAGGAGGGGTTTTGTGTTCTCTGTGAGGCCTGATGGGCTTAGGATTCTAAACCTTAGGAAGATTGACGAGAGGATTAGGATTGCGGCTAAGATGATCGCGATGTATGACCCTGAGAAGGTGGTTGCTTACTCGGCTAAGCCCTATGGCTTTAAGCCTGTGGAGATGTTCTGTAAGTTCGTTAGGTGCAGGGCAATAACGGGCAGGTTCATACCAGGCACATTCACAAACCCAAACCTTAACCATTACATAGAGGCTGATCTGCTTATATCCACGGATCCAAAGGCTGATGTCCAAGCAATTGAGGAGGCAGCTACGATGGGTATACCCGTAATTGCACTCGTGGATACGGATACGCCTATATCCTACGTGGACCTGATAATACCGTGCAATAACAAGGGTAGAAGGAGCCTAGCACTGATATACTGGTTGCTGGCTAGGCAGGTGCTCAGGGTTAGGGGTGAGTTGAAGGAGAACGAGGACTTACCCGTGCCACCCGAGGAGTTCGAGGTCAAGGTATCACTTGAGGGTATCACTCAGTAA
- a CDS encoding HAD family hydrolase, which translates to MIKAAILDVDGVLTYFRSAWQHLHKVLGTDEWASVNRDAYKAGLINYRDWALVDALLWMDVPRTWVEVPITLRRGTLELLRFLRDNNVLVIAVSGGLNYTGIPIRDYVNYFISNELVYDENGSLVSVRVNVENKDIVNELVSELGLDWDYVMAVGDSDMDLPMLRKARYSIAYNPVNDEVANAARIVINSDTLYPLIDIARAILSR; encoded by the coding sequence ATGATTAAGGCAGCCATTCTCGACGTTGACGGGGTCCTCACGTACTTCAGGTCAGCATGGCAACACCTACATAAGGTCCTTGGTACCGATGAATGGGCCTCAGTGAATAGGGATGCGTATAAGGCAGGTCTCATTAATTATAGGGATTGGGCGCTTGTTGATGCCCTTTTATGGATGGACGTACCAAGGACCTGGGTTGAGGTCCCCATAACCCTGAGAAGGGGCACCCTGGAATTACTAAGATTCCTTAGGGATAATAATGTGCTAGTTATAGCGGTGAGCGGCGGCCTAAACTACACGGGTATCCCCATTAGGGATTACGTAAATTACTTCATAAGTAATGAATTAGTATATGATGAGAATGGCTCGTTGGTTTCAGTAAGGGTTAACGTGGAGAATAAGGACATAGTTAATGAATTAGTTAGTGAGTTAGGACTTGATTGGGATTACGTAATGGCGGTTGGTGACAGCGACATGGACCTGCCAATGCTCAGGAAGGCGAGGTACTCCATAGCCTATAATCCTGTTAATGATGAGGTTGCCAATGCAGCGAGGATCGTTATTAATTCCGACACGCTATATCCACTCATTGATATTGCAAGGGCTATCTTAAGTAGGTAG
- a CDS encoding TatD family hydrolase: MTVQGRELPLCDNHAHTNPIIGMGPRELARRFRREGGRFIVIVALLTWSLGLTPGDLNSVRRMYDITVESTRIVNEEGVRSVAVVGLHPAEGYELLRRGWSKEEVLNFMRKGIDLAAEYVREGRAVGIGEIGRPHWDVPGDIIDLFNELLEYALGVARDVNAVVHLHLERNGINTASSIIGMVRRVGNRPYSVVMHHTEPITIDMASGNGVMPSIPMGRRGEFEEAVKYGPRFVVESDFIDDPKRPGAVIPPWTLAKKLKTYLFNGFINEEFLQTICVDNINRVYGVDVMG, from the coding sequence ATGACAGTGCAGGGCAGGGAATTACCACTCTGCGATAACCACGCGCATACGAACCCCATAATCGGTATGGGCCCCAGGGAGTTAGCAAGGAGGTTTAGGAGGGAAGGTGGTAGATTCATAGTGATAGTTGCCCTACTTACCTGGAGCCTTGGTTTAACGCCTGGTGATCTTAACAGTGTTAGGAGGATGTATGACATAACCGTGGAATCCACCAGGATAGTTAATGAGGAGGGTGTTAGGTCCGTGGCCGTTGTTGGCCTACACCCAGCTGAGGGTTATGAATTACTCAGAAGGGGTTGGTCTAAGGAGGAGGTTCTCAACTTCATGAGGAAGGGGATTGACTTAGCCGCCGAGTATGTTAGGGAGGGCAGGGCAGTGGGTATCGGTGAGATTGGTAGGCCCCATTGGGATGTGCCTGGCGACATTATTGACCTCTTTAATGAATTACTGGAATACGCATTAGGTGTCGCCAGGGATGTCAATGCCGTCGTGCACCTGCACCTGGAGAGGAATGGCATTAATACGGCATCATCAATTATAGGCATGGTTAGGAGGGTGGGTAATAGACCGTATAGTGTTGTGATGCATCATACTGAGCCCATTACGATTGACATGGCCAGCGGTAATGGTGTAATGCCGTCAATACCCATGGGGAGGAGGGGCGAATTTGAGGAGGCTGTTAAGTACGGCCCAAGGTTCGTTGTTGAGAGCGACTTCATAGATGATCCTAAGAGACCGGGCGCCGTGATACCACCGTGGACCCTAGCCAAGAAGTTAAAGACTTACTTATTTAATGGTTTCATAAATGAGGAGTTCCTGCAAACGATTTGTGTCGACAATATTAATAGGGTGTATGGCGTGGATGTAATGGGTTAG
- the eno gene encoding phosphopyruvate hydratase — protein sequence MPDTTIEDLGIRKIFNSRGEETVEVEVYLTDGYGRAAAPAGASRGSHEVVYFPNNDVDLAISTFEKSVAPDLMGLDASIQGEVDARLEEIDGTENFSRIGGAVAIAMSMATARAAANALEIPLYQHLGGTNIRDLPYPLGNVIGGGKHSRGLGPDIQEFLVLPYGAQDIYSALKANIEVHRTVFRELVKADPSFTGGRNDEGAWSARISTGTALEILSKAVKEVSSKMGFEIGIGVDMAASTLWNGEKYVYTNEGVSRTPKEQLEFVKGLIEKYGLVYVEDPFYEEDFQSFAELTDSVGDRCLIVGDDLFTTNPSRLSRGIKEGAANAIIIKPDQIGTLSRAWEAVRLAVSNGYIPVVSHRSGDTEYETLAHIAVGFGAPIIKSGVLGGERMAKLNELIRIQDYMGKVARMNQSLPQRLRR from the coding sequence ATGCCGGACACGACCATAGAGGATTTGGGTATCAGGAAGATCTTTAATTCGAGGGGTGAGGAGACCGTTGAGGTTGAGGTCTACCTGACCGATGGTTATGGAAGGGCTGCAGCACCAGCCGGCGCATCAAGGGGTTCTCACGAGGTTGTTTACTTCCCTAATAATGATGTTGATCTAGCAATAAGCACCTTCGAGAAGAGTGTTGCACCTGACCTAATGGGTTTGGATGCCTCAATACAGGGTGAGGTTGACGCTAGGCTTGAGGAGATCGATGGTACGGAGAACTTCTCAAGGATAGGCGGCGCAGTTGCCATAGCCATGTCTATGGCAACGGCTAGGGCAGCGGCAAATGCCCTAGAAATACCCCTCTATCAACACCTTGGCGGTACCAACATCAGGGACTTACCATACCCACTCGGCAATGTCATTGGTGGTGGTAAGCATAGCCGTGGTCTCGGCCCTGATATTCAGGAGTTCCTGGTATTACCATACGGTGCGCAGGACATTTACTCGGCCCTTAAGGCTAACATAGAGGTTCATAGAACCGTCTTTAGGGAATTGGTTAAGGCTGACCCTTCATTTACCGGTGGCCGTAATGACGAGGGTGCTTGGTCAGCCAGGATCTCCACTGGCACAGCATTAGAAATCCTGAGTAAGGCCGTTAAGGAGGTTAGTTCTAAGATGGGGTTTGAGATAGGGATTGGCGTTGACATGGCCGCGTCAACCCTATGGAATGGTGAGAAGTACGTATATACTAACGAGGGGGTTTCAAGAACTCCTAAGGAGCAGCTTGAGTTTGTTAAGGGGTTGATCGAGAAGTATGGGCTTGTCTATGTTGAGGACCCATTCTATGAGGAGGACTTCCAATCCTTTGCGGAGTTGACGGATTCCGTTGGCGATAGGTGCCTAATTGTTGGTGATGATCTATTCACGACAAATCCATCCAGGTTGTCTAGGGGCATTAAGGAGGGTGCTGCGAATGCCATAATAATAAAGCCTGACCAAATAGGTACTTTGTCCAGGGCTTGGGAAGCGGTTAGGTTGGCTGTGTCCAATGGCTACATACCCGTGGTATCCCATAGATCCGGAGACACCGAGTATGAGACCCTGGCCCACATAGCCGTTGGCTTTGGGGCGCCAATAATCAAGAGTGGGGTCCTCGGTGGTGAGAGGATGGCTAAGCTTAATGAGTTAATTAGGATTCAGGACTACATGGGTAAGGTTGCCAGGATGAATCAATCACTGCCCCAAAGGCTTAGGCGTTGA
- the amrB gene encoding AmmeMemoRadiSam system protein B, with amino-acid sequence MVRVRKPAVAGAFYEADRDKLIKQIEWSISHPLGPGKLVKQPREGFKAVPIVIVPHAGYIYSGPVAAMSFAEIYRFHSPRTFILVGPNHYGIGAPVAIYPEGAWETPLGTLEIDSEIAKELMSRVKYLEPDVYAFAQEHSLEVQLPFIQYIFGNNVKIVPIIIWRQTKEVARDLGNAIAEVISSHEPGSIVYVASSDWNHYEPHEITTEKDMKAIDPVLRLDEDSFFDVIERYDVSACGYGAIATAIVTAKRLGVKNVVLLRHATSGDTSGYTLETVGYASIAFYL; translated from the coding sequence ATGGTTCGAGTACGCAAACCAGCGGTCGCGGGCGCGTTCTACGAGGCTGATAGGGATAAATTAATCAAGCAGATTGAGTGGTCAATAAGCCACCCACTCGGTCCTGGTAAGCTGGTTAAGCAGCCCCGTGAGGGGTTTAAGGCAGTGCCAATAGTTATTGTTCCACACGCCGGTTATATATACTCAGGCCCTGTGGCTGCCATGTCCTTTGCAGAAATTTATAGGTTTCATAGTCCAAGGACATTCATTCTTGTTGGGCCTAATCACTACGGCATTGGCGCGCCAGTGGCGATATATCCTGAGGGTGCCTGGGAGACCCCACTTGGGACGCTTGAAATTGATTCTGAAATAGCTAAGGAGTTAATGAGTAGGGTTAAGTACCTAGAGCCTGATGTTTATGCATTCGCCCAGGAGCATTCACTTGAGGTTCAATTACCCTTTATACAGTACATATTTGGTAATAACGTTAAGATAGTGCCGATAATAATTTGGAGGCAGACGAAGGAGGTCGCCAGGGACCTTGGTAATGCAATTGCGGAGGTTATTTCAAGCCATGAGCCTGGCTCAATAGTTTATGTTGCATCAAGTGATTGGAATCACTATGAGCCTCATGAAATAACCACGGAGAAGGACATGAAGGCTATAGACCCAGTCCTCAGGCTTGATGAGGATTCCTTCTTTGACGTTATTGAGCGTTATGATGTGTCGGCCTGCGGCTATGGCGCCATAGCCACAGCAATAGTCACTGCCAAGAGACTTGGCGTTAAGAATGTAGTGCTACTTAGACATGCCACATCTGGTGATACTAGTGGATATACGTTGGAGACCGTGGGTTACGCATCAATAGCTTTCTACCTATAG
- a CDS encoding 50S ribosomal protein L34e, giving the protein MPRPALRSRKLRRTQTRTPGGRHVVHYEKRFASKPRCAICGRPLQGIDEARVKTKHVAGLTVSRPYGGYVCHRCLALALRMAVRLSAT; this is encoded by the coding sequence ATGCCAAGGCCTGCATTAAGGTCTAGGAAATTGAGGAGGACGCAGACCAGGACGCCGGGTGGTAGGCACGTGGTTCACTACGAGAAGAGATTCGCCTCTAAACCCAGGTGTGCCATCTGTGGTAGGCCACTCCAGGGCATTGATGAGGCTAGGGTTAAGACCAAGCATGTTGCCGGCTTAACCGTTTCGAGGCCTTACGGCGGCTATGTCTGCCACAGGTGCCTCGCCCTTGCCCTTAGGATGGCTGTACGATTATCAGCAACGTGA
- the trm10 gene encoding tRNA (adenine(9)-N1)-methyltransferase Trm10: MILGNQLLSALRDLNIHRLCIPRRLRCNYYLPQCIAVNLLLGRYVLCLGGFGDRIISRFDNLEVIMSSSMGSIPCDAYLAKPNNCLVSLVPFIDVPKKPRFIIDLSLWSSHTRSEKNELIEQVLASIGTIRRYLWDSNLELTSVTEEFLEGFNKFARGFKYGVIIKRDGPIIDDGAVMLDPEGDCVLNEELIRNTHTFIIGGIVDKERRVKGETARLYGLLGLNVPRCRIELRGSIIGVPDRINKVIEIILMTLFETGNIEEAIIKAMSKRDRVNRLFYELQRAAYRLRGEGSTTLVVPKSMIGRINWVNASNKELELVLRKSRVSVIDDEELSKYLSLGIARPGPLTYRYVSKA; the protein is encoded by the coding sequence GTGATACTTGGCAATCAATTACTGAGTGCCCTGAGGGACCTTAACATTCATAGGCTGTGCATACCCCGTAGGCTCAGGTGTAATTATTATCTGCCGCAGTGCATTGCCGTGAACCTGCTGTTGGGTAGGTACGTACTGTGCTTAGGTGGTTTTGGTGATCGTATTATTTCAAGGTTCGACAACCTTGAGGTAATTATGTCATCCTCAATGGGCTCAATACCATGTGACGCATATTTGGCTAAGCCTAACAATTGCTTGGTATCGCTGGTTCCCTTCATTGACGTACCTAAGAAGCCACGCTTTATAATTGATCTATCCCTCTGGAGTAGTCATACTAGGTCTGAGAAGAACGAGCTTATTGAGCAGGTCTTAGCGTCTATAGGCACAATTAGGAGGTATCTTTGGGATTCAAACCTTGAGTTAACGAGTGTGACGGAGGAGTTCCTCGAGGGGTTTAATAAATTTGCCAGGGGGTTTAAGTATGGCGTAATTATTAAGCGGGATGGGCCGATTATTGATGATGGTGCCGTGATGCTTGATCCAGAGGGTGATTGTGTCCTTAATGAGGAGTTGATCAGGAATACGCATACATTCATTATTGGGGGTATTGTTGATAAGGAGAGGAGGGTTAAGGGCGAGACGGCTAGGTTGTACGGACTGTTGGGGCTTAACGTACCCAGGTGTAGGATTGAGCTTAGGGGCTCAATTATTGGTGTCCCTGATAGGATTAATAAGGTGATTGAGATAATATTAATGACGCTCTTCGAAACGGGAAATATCGAGGAGGCAATCATTAAGGCTATGTCCAAGAGGGATAGGGTGAATAGGCTATTTTATGAACTTCAGAGGGCGGCATATAGATTGCGTGGGGAGGGTAGTACCACGCTTGTGGTACCGAAATCCATGATAGGCAGGATTAATTGGGTTAACGCAAGCAATAAGGAGCTGGAGCTGGTGTTGAGGAAGTCCCGCGTTAGCGTTATTGATGATGAGGAATTGAGCAAGTACTTATCCCTCGGTATTGCGAGACCAGGTCCCTTAACGTATAGGTACGTAAGTAAAGCATAA
- the cmk gene encoding (d)CMP kinase gives MGVIAISGQAASGKTTVARELANRLNYRFVSIGELFRRIAAERGVSLLELHRIAETDFSIDRAVDEEAVREARRGNVVIEGHLAAWILKDVADVRIYLKADIRARSQRLSARDGKSIEEALNEIKAREESNRKRYLTIYGIDINDTSIFDLIIDTTYIDARKVVDIVYEYVYNVLHNKGKF, from the coding sequence ATGGGCGTTATAGCAATTTCAGGACAGGCAGCCAGTGGGAAGACCACGGTGGCTAGGGAATTAGCCAATAGGTTGAATTATAGGTTTGTATCCATTGGTGAGTTATTTAGGAGGATTGCTGCCGAGAGAGGTGTGTCATTGCTTGAGCTTCATAGGATTGCCGAGACGGACTTTAGCATTGATAGGGCAGTCGATGAGGAGGCCGTTAGGGAGGCTAGGAGGGGTAATGTGGTTATTGAGGGTCACTTAGCTGCCTGGATACTTAAGGATGTGGCTGATGTGCGTATTTACCTTAAGGCAGATATTAGGGCTAGGTCACAGAGGTTGTCGGCTAGGGATGGTAAATCGATTGAGGAGGCATTGAATGAGATTAAGGCCCGTGAGGAGTCGAATAGGAAGAGGTACCTAACTATTTATGGAATTGACATTAACGATACTTCTATCTTCGATTTAATAATTGATACTACGTATATAGATGCTAGGAAGGTTGTTGATATTGTCTATGAGTATGTATACAATGTACTACATAATAAGGGCAAATTTTAG
- a CDS encoding ammonium transporter, whose protein sequence is MMAVVITAITARADTPPNLSGYPPDSVPPWLDTGSNAWMLTAATLVGLQSVPGLMLLYGGMTKRKYAINTMMMVLYAFAIVLVVWVLAGYMFAFGPALVRINGFNILGTPIPALTSNIIASQASVPAAQQYPNIAMSTLIFFQFVFAAITPALIVGALIERMNFKAWMLFVPLWSLLVYSPVAFWLWGGGWLMQLGVADFSGGYVIHVDAGIAAFVAAAMVGERLVEERKLQPHNLTQVAAGLGLVWLGWNGFNGGDPYGSTIDAAVAVINTNLATAIAVVVWMILDMAYFERPTFTGAVSGAVAGLVGITPAAGYVNGIGAMIIGAVSSAAAWYSLNMFQFRSRLTRHIDDALGVFSDHAVPGIIGGILTGVFADPNITKYVAPGLRGALYGNPFQVVLQLLGVVVVIAYDALMTYLILKLISKITPLKAPLEALRIGDKEMHGEVAYDEFAFATQGDAERMAAGVVVSVINTINRNKEDSSY, encoded by the coding sequence ATGATGGCCGTTGTAATAACGGCAATAACCGCCAGAGCCGATACACCACCAAACCTATCCGGGTATCCACCGGACTCTGTACCTCCATGGCTAGACACAGGTAGTAATGCGTGGATGCTCACAGCGGCTACCCTCGTGGGTCTTCAAAGCGTACCCGGCTTAATGCTCCTTTATGGCGGCATGACTAAGCGTAAGTATGCAATAAATACAATGATGATGGTGCTCTACGCCTTCGCCATAGTACTAGTCGTTTGGGTGTTGGCGGGCTACATGTTCGCGTTTGGACCCGCATTGGTGAGGATAAACGGCTTTAACATACTGGGTACGCCAATACCGGCATTAACAAGTAACATTATTGCATCGCAGGCCAGCGTACCTGCTGCGCAGCAGTATCCGAACATAGCCATGTCGACACTGATATTCTTCCAATTCGTCTTCGCCGCAATAACACCAGCATTAATAGTTGGTGCCTTAATAGAGAGGATGAACTTTAAGGCCTGGATGCTCTTCGTACCACTCTGGTCCCTCCTCGTTTACAGCCCAGTGGCCTTTTGGCTTTGGGGCGGTGGCTGGCTCATGCAACTTGGTGTTGCGGATTTCTCGGGTGGTTACGTAATACATGTTGATGCGGGTATAGCAGCCTTCGTAGCAGCAGCGATGGTTGGTGAGAGGTTGGTTGAGGAGAGGAAGTTACAACCGCATAACTTAACCCAGGTCGCGGCTGGTCTCGGTCTTGTCTGGCTTGGTTGGAATGGCTTCAACGGTGGTGATCCCTATGGGTCGACAATAGACGCTGCAGTAGCCGTGATAAACACAAACTTGGCCACGGCAATCGCGGTCGTGGTATGGATGATACTTGATATGGCTTATTTTGAGAGACCCACGTTTACGGGTGCCGTGTCCGGCGCGGTGGCGGGTCTTGTCGGTATAACGCCAGCCGCGGGTTACGTAAATGGTATTGGCGCAATGATAATTGGTGCCGTGTCGAGTGCCGCTGCGTGGTACTCACTGAATATGTTCCAATTCAGGTCTAGGTTGACGAGGCATATAGATGATGCGCTTGGTGTTTTCTCAGACCACGCGGTTCCGGGTATAATCGGCGGTATCCTCACTGGGGTGTTTGCGGATCCAAACATTACTAAGTATGTTGCTCCAGGCCTTAGGGGCGCGCTTTACGGTAATCCATTCCAGGTAGTACTACAATTACTGGGCGTCGTCGTGGTGATAGCCTACGACGCCTTAATGACATACTTAATTCTGAAGTTAATAAGTAAGATAACGCCATTAAAGGCGCCATTAGAGGCTTTGAGGATTGGTGATAAGGAGATGCATGGCGAGGTTGCATATGACGAGTTTGCCTTTGCAACGCAGGGTGATGCGGAGAGGATGGCTGCTGGCGTTGTTGTTTCAGTAATCAATACAATAAATAGGAATAAGGAGGACTCATCTTATTAA
- a CDS encoding glutamine synthetase family protein has translation MPTRNLEIEPADLWRILKASGIKYVKFIIVDINGAPRSEIVPIDMAKDLFIDGMPFDASSIPSYSTVNKSDFVAYVDPRAVYVEYWQDGKVADVFTMVSDIADKPSPLDPRRVLNDALEQARSKGYEFLMGVEVEFFVIKEDGGKPVFADPGIYFDGWNVTVQSQFMKELITAIADAGINYTKTHHEVAPSQYEVNIGATDPLRLADQIVYFKIMAKDIARKYGLVATFMPKPFWGVNGSGAHTHISVWKDGKNLFQSSTGKITEECGYAISAILSNARALSSFVAPLVNSYKRLVPHYEAPTRIVWGYANRSAMIRIPQYKMRINRIEYRHPDPSMNPYLAFTAIIKTMIRGLEEKKEPPPPTEEVAYELANALETPATLEDTLKELSKSFLATELPSELVNAYIKIKQNEWEDYLTNVGPWEKTWNIITQWEYNKYLVTA, from the coding sequence GTGCCAACCAGAAATCTGGAAATCGAACCGGCAGACCTATGGAGAATCCTAAAGGCCTCGGGCATAAAGTATGTTAAGTTCATAATAGTTGATATCAATGGCGCACCAAGGTCTGAAATAGTACCAATAGACATGGCTAAGGACCTCTTCATTGATGGGATGCCCTTCGATGCCTCATCAATACCATCATACTCAACAGTAAATAAGAGCGACTTCGTGGCATATGTAGACCCAAGGGCCGTATACGTTGAGTATTGGCAGGATGGTAAGGTGGCCGATGTATTTACGATGGTGTCCGACATAGCCGATAAGCCATCACCTCTTGACCCAAGGAGGGTACTTAATGATGCGCTGGAGCAGGCTAGGTCGAAGGGTTACGAGTTCTTAATGGGTGTTGAGGTTGAGTTCTTCGTGATTAAGGAGGACGGCGGTAAGCCTGTGTTTGCGGACCCAGGTATTTACTTCGATGGTTGGAACGTAACCGTTCAGTCGCAGTTCATGAAGGAGTTAATAACGGCAATAGCCGATGCGGGCATTAACTATACAAAGACTCACCATGAGGTTGCGCCGAGCCAGTATGAAGTAAACATAGGAGCTACGGACCCACTCAGGCTTGCTGATCAGATCGTGTACTTTAAGATAATGGCTAAGGACATCGCGAGGAAGTACGGCTTAGTGGCTACGTTCATGCCCAAGCCCTTCTGGGGAGTTAACGGTAGTGGTGCGCACACGCACATCAGCGTCTGGAAGGACGGTAAGAACCTATTCCAGAGCAGTACTGGTAAGATAACTGAGGAATGTGGCTACGCAATAAGCGCAATACTGAGTAATGCAAGGGCATTAAGTAGCTTCGTTGCGCCACTAGTTAACTCATACAAGAGGTTGGTGCCTCACTACGAGGCTCCAACGAGGATTGTGTGGGGCTACGCAAATAGGAGTGCCATGATTAGGATACCGCAGTATAAGATGAGGATTAACAGGATTGAGTATAGGCACCCAGACCCAAGCATGAACCCATACCTAGCCTTCACAGCAATAATAAAGACCATGATCAGGGGTCTCGAGGAAAAGAAAGAACCACCACCACCAACTGAGGAGGTCGCCTATGAGCTAGCCAATGCCTTAGAAACACCGGCAACTCTTGAGGATACGCTGAAGGAGCTTTCAAAGAGCTTCCTAGCCACAGAACTACCCAGTGAGTTAGTCAATGCGTACATCAAGATAAAGCAGAATGAGTGGGAGGACTACCTAACAAATGTTGGTCCCTGGGAGAAGACCTGGAATATAATAACCCAGTGGGAGTACAATAAGTACTTGGTTACTGCGTGA